The genomic segment TGCCGTAGCAGCATCACTGAGCCGCCAGATAGTCGTATACCACGCTGCCCATTCCTAGGGTGAGATCCGCCAGAATATGGGTGCCGCTGAGCACTTCAAGCACGGGCAATTGTGCAACGGGAGCTAGGGCATGTTGTGCCAGCTCTATGGCTGCAGGGCCGGTCCATGCGCCTTTGACGGTCACGTCTTCCAAGTAGTAGCGAACTAATTCGCAAATTCGCGGGCTGCCATCTACATGCGGAATAATCTTTAGCAGATAATTGGCCGCCAGCAGGCTTTCCCGTACTTTGGCATGATCTAAAGCCTGATATTTATAGCCCATGGTGGCGGTGACCACACGTACAGGGCCATAGTCCAAAGTGCCAAGGTAAGTGTTTTTATCAACGGAGAGCGCAGGTGAGGCGAGCTTTTTAGGAAAGCCCCACAGCTCGCGGCCACCGGCAATGGGGGCTTCTGCATTTAAATACATTGAATGCACATAAGCACCTGGCTTGCCCTCAAACTGAACCGGGATCACCTGGCCCGATTCGGTATAGTCGCCAAAACCAGAGCTGTCCGGCATGCGGATAAACTCATATTTCACAACGGGTACATCAAAGCAGAGCGGCTCAGGCAAGATGGCGCGCAGCGCATCTGGATCCGTGCGGTAGGTCACAATCAGGTATTCGCGATTTACAAATTTGTAAGGCCCGGGTGGGAAGGCGGGATTAGTCAGTGGCATGGCAAACGCCTTGCGCCGGATGTCTGCAATATTCATATTTGCTCCTGAAGCAAGTAAGGCGAAGAGAGGGGCACGCAATAAGCAGGCGGCTCGAAATAGCCAGCAGGTCGTTTTATGCTACTGAAACGGAGGCATCAATTTGCGCAAGATAATGACAGCAGGCTGATGGTTAAGTGTATATTGCTCAGTTTTTAATTTACACCAAATATGTTTTATATTTCCGATGACTGTAATTAAAAAATATTTATTCTTTGTAAAAGCATGACGACGGGCATAAAAAAGCCCGTCTAAACAACGGGCTTTTCGAGGGGCGTATCTTACAGTGCGGGGGTAAGCTGCAATGCCTCGGCATCACTGATTTTCCACTCTGCTTTTAAGCGCCACTGTCGGGTAGTGTCACTGAGCTCAACTTGCCAGCGGGGTTGGGTGAGCGCGTTTTCCAGCTTGCCCACATAAAACTGTGGCGCTTGTTTGGTCAGGATAATGGTTTGGTCTTTACCTGCGCGGGTAGGATGCATAAGTTTAAGCACCAGATCATCTTTAACCGCTTTATTGAGCTGGATGCGGATGGATTTGCCATCTTCACCCAGCATCAGCTGGCCGCTCAGGCCTAGTGTAGTGGCTTTGGTGTCCCGATGAATCTGACTGTTGATTTCCTGGCCTTCTTTGTAATAGTCATCGCTCACCAAGCCATCATCTGTTTTGACCGCCTGATAGAACATATTGATGCCACCAATAACGGCAACAACAGGAAAAAGAATCAGCAGCCAAACATGGCGATGTTTATACCAAGGCTGATTTTCCATTGGGTCTTTTTGCATCTTATCGTCCTATAAAGCTTGATTTTTCGCGCGTTTGAATGGCGGGGTTATCGCTGGCGGTAATAATAAAGTGCATTTCATGCCCGCCAGGGCCTGCTTTGCCAGGATCTACCTGAATGCGTACGCCTATATCCTGGCTACCAGTGGCAGGTACAAAAATTTGACCCGTGCCTTCGATAATAGTTCTTGATCCGGGTAGACCATCTGTGGTGATGATATAGCTATGGGCTTTTTCATCCGCGTTTTGGATTTGTAAACGGTAGCTGTTTTCCAGCCAGCCATCTTCGGCTTCCCTTACCATGGCAACCCGATCCCGTGAGATATTTACTTTAATTGGTTTACGTAAGATTAAAGAGCCAATGGTTGTGCCCAGTACAATCAGCAAGACCAGCAGATACATGATGACTCTGGGGCGGGTTATTTTTTTGATAATGTCGCGTTCAGGATATTTGTGCTCCAGCGCGTTTTCGGTTGTGTAGCGGATCAGCCCGCGCGGGTATTGCATCTTATCCATGATTTCATCACAGGCATCAATACAGGCCGCGCAACCAATACACTCATATTGCAAACCATCACGGATATCGATACCTACAGGGCACACCTGTACGCAGACGGTGCAATCGATGCAATCGCCTAAACCGGCGGCTTTATAATCTGTACCTTTCTTACGGCTGCCCCGTGCGTCGCCCCGTTCGGCATCGTAAGAAATAATCAGGGTGTCGGCATCAAACATGGTGCTTTGAAAGCGTGCGTAGGGGCACATGTACTTGCATACTTGTTCACGCATCCAGCCTGCATTGCCATAGGTGGCAAAGGCATAGAAAAATACCCAAAAGGTTTCCCATGGGCCAAGGCCAAACTGGGTGATTTCGCTCCAGAGTGTGCGGATTGGCGTGAAGTAGCCAACAAAGGTAAAGCCAGTCCAGAGCGACAAGATGATCCAGATGCTGTGCTTAATGGCTTTTAAGCGAATTTTATGTGCGGTAGTGGGGGCGTTATCAAGCTTGATACGCGCCATCCGGTCGCCTTCTACCCATTTCTCTATCCAAAGAAAAATCTCGGTATAAACGGTTTGTGGACAGGCATAACCACACCAAAGCCGCCCGCCAGCGGTTGTCCAGGCAAATAGGCCAATGGCGCTGGCGAGGAGTAGGGCGGTGAGATAAATAAAATCTTGCGGCAGGAAAACAAAGCCGTAAATATAAAAAGTGTGCTCGGTGATGTTAAAGAGCAGTGCCTGACGGCCATTCATCTGCAGCCACGGCATGCCGTAGAAGAAAAGCTGAGTGATCACCACAAACAGAATACGCCAACGATTAAACAGGCCATTTACCCAGCGCGGGTAGATTTTTTTGTGTTTGCTGTAAAGGTGGATTTCTTCGTATTCGCCATCGTCTTTGATAACGGTGACAGGAATATCGCGTAGTTTTTTACTCATTTCCTTACCTACTCCTGGCAAAACGTTTTGCACGAGCCTTTATGCAAAATATTTCGATCAAGGAAAAACGGGCGGGATATCCCCGCCCGTTTTAATGGTGTTTTGTGAGTGTCTTTGCGATATTTTGCAAGGACACCCCGACCATCATGTTTATTTTGCTTTCTCGTTATTAGAAAGGCCATAAACATAGCCAGCCAATAAATGCACTTTGGCATCGCCTAGGAACTCTTTCCATGCAGGCATCACATTGCTGCGACCATTGGTCACTGTTTCAATGATTGCTGCTTCAGAGCCGCCATAGAGCCAAGTATTGTCAGTCAGGTTAGGCGCGCCCAAGTCCTGATTGCCCTTACCCTCTGCACCGTGACAAGCCACACAGGTTTGCTTGAAGGTTTCGGCACCACGTGTGGCACGCAATTCATTACGTGGTTTGCCAGAAAGTTGCAAGACATAGTTAGCGACGTCTTTTACTTTCTCTTCGCCCAATACAGCACCCCATGCCGGCATCTGACCATGACGGCCGTTAGCAATGGTTTCCAGAATTTTTTCTGGTGAGCCACCGTAGAGCCAGTCGCCATCAGTCAGGTTAGGGAAGCCCTTGGCTCCGCGTGCATCTGCACCGTGACACTGAATACAGTAAGTCAAGAACAGGCGTTTACCCATGTCTCTGGCTTCCTGATTTTGTGCAACAGCGGCGATCGGCATTTTGGAGTACTTGTCATACAGGCCCTGATACTTGGAATTAGCCTGTACCACTTCTTTGCCATACTGATTGTCAGAGGTCCATTTCCACAAGCCGCCCCAGATGCCAGGGTAGAGCACAAGGTAAACTGCACCAAAAACAATGGTCATATAGAACATCATGACCCACCAACCAGGTAGCGGGTTGTTGTATTCTTCTAAATCACCATCCCATTTGTGGCCGGTTACTTCGGCATTTTCACCTTTTTTAAGCTTAACAACACCTTGGCTCATTAAGAGCAAAGTCATTGCTACAATACCGCCGATCACAATGATCGCGATCCAATAATCCCAAAAGATACTTTGAAAATCTGTCATTTTTTATATCCTCTAGAAATCAGGAGGTTTTGTTTGATGAGGGCAGATCATCGTCAAGGAATGGCAGCTGCGCTGCTTCATCAAAGGATGCTTTGCTGTTTTTGCTGCAGGCCCAAACGAGGATACCTACAAAGCAGATAAAGCTGATTACGGTCGATAAAACCCGCAGATCGTTGAGCATTTCCATGATGAATTACCTTTTGTTTTTGAGCGCAAGACCCAAACCCTGCAGGTAGAAAATCACTGCTTCCATTTCTGTTTTGCCTTCTACCGCTTTGACAGAATCTGCAATTTCTGCGTCGGTATAAGGAGTGCCCAGTGTCTTAAGTGCTTTAAGTTTGGCGGGCATAATGGCCGCGTCTACTTTATTGGCAGCAAGCCACGGGAAAGCAGGCATATTGGATTCAGGCACTACATCGCGCGGATTCATCAAGTGAGCACGATGCCATTCATCCGAGTAACGCGCACCTACACGAGCCAGATCAGGCCCTGTACGTTTAGAGCCCCATTGGAACGGACGATCGTAAACGGATTCACCTGCAACCGAGTAATGACCATAGCGCTCGGTTTCTGCACGGAAAGGGCGGATCATTTGTGAGTGGCAGTTGTAGCAGCCTTCACGAATGTAAACATCACGCCCGGCTAAAGCCAGTGCAGAGTAAGGTTTAACGCCATCAATAGGCTTAGTGGTTGAATTGCTGAACATCAGCGGTAAGATTTCAACCAGCATCGCGATACTGAGCGTAATCAGGGTGAGGATGATTAAGAACGCAACGTTTTCTTCAACCCGCTTTTGCAGCTGGTTCATAAAGTTTTTCATGGTTTTCTCTCCGTTCGATCAGGCGTGTTGAGCGATGGCCGGAATTTTGGCATCGACGGCTTGGCCCGAGAAAACGGTACGCAGCACGTTGTAAAGCATTAATAACATGCCCGACAAGAAGCACAGGCCACCTAAGAAGCGGATAAAGTAATACGGGTACGATGCTTTAACCGAATCAATAAAGGCATACGTTAAAGTACCGTCAGTATTCACTGCACGCCACATCAAGCCTTGCGTTACACCGGCAATCCACATGGATGAGATGTAAAGCACGACGCCAATCGTTGCAATCCAGAAGTGGGTGTCGATCAGTTTGACCGAGTACATTTCTTCTTTATTAAAGAGGCGTGGGATGAGGTAGTAAATCGAGCCGATGGTAATCATGGCCACCCAGCCCAAAGCACCTGAGTGAACGTGACCAACGGTCCAGTCTGTGTAGTGCGACAGTGCGTTCACTGTTTTGATGGCCATCATCGGGCCTTCAAAAGTGGACATACCGTAGAACGACAGCGCAGTAACCAAGAACTTCAGGATTGGATCGGTACGCAGCTTATGCCATGCGCCCGACAGCGTCATGATCCCGTTGATCATACCGCCCCAGCTTGGTGCCAGCAGAATCAGGGAGAACACCATACCTAGCGACTGTGTCCAGTCTGGCAGTGCGGTGTAGTGCAGGTGGTGAGGACCCGCCCACATATAGGTAAAGCACAGTGCCCAGAAGTGAACGACGGACAGGCGATAGGAGTAAACCGGACGGCCTGCTTGTTTTGGCACGAAGTAGTACATCATGCCGAGGAAACCCGCGGTCAGGAAGAAGCCTACGGCATTGTGGCCGTACCACCATTGCACCATGGCATCAATTGCGCCAGAGTAAACGGAGTAAGACTTTGTTGCCGATACAGGAATCGCCAGACCATTCACAATGTGCAGCAACGCTACAGCAAGAATAAATGCGCCATAGAACCAGTTGGCTACATAAATATGCTTCACTTTGCGTTTGGCAATCGTGCCAAAGAACACAATTGCGTAGGCTACCCAGATTACTGCGATCAGCCATGTAATAGGCCATTCCAGCTCGGCATATTCTTTACCGCGGGTTAAGCCCATAGGTAAAGTAATGGCGGCTAAAACGATCACCAGCTGCCAGCCCCAGAAATGGAAGGCGGCGAGCTTGTC from the Iodobacter fluviatilis genome contains:
- a CDS encoding acetoacetate decarboxylase is translated as MNIADIRRKAFAMPLTNPAFPPGPYKFVNREYLIVTYRTDPDALRAILPEPLCFDVPVVKYEFIRMPDSSGFGDYTESGQVIPVQFEGKPGAYVHSMYLNAEAPIAGGRELWGFPKKLASPALSVDKNTYLGTLDYGPVRVVTATMGYKYQALDHAKVRESLLAANYLLKIIPHVDGSPRICELVRYYLEDVTVKGAWTGPAAIELAQHALAPVAQLPVLEVLSGTHILADLTLGMGSVVYDYLAAQ
- a CDS encoding FixH family protein, coding for MQKDPMENQPWYKHRHVWLLILFPVVAVIGGINMFYQAVKTDDGLVSDDYYKEGQEINSQIHRDTKATTLGLSGQLMLGEDGKSIRIQLNKAVKDDLVLKLMHPTRAGKDQTIILTKQAPQFYVGKLENALTQPRWQVELSDTTRQWRLKAEWKISDAEALQLTPAL
- the ccoG gene encoding cytochrome c oxidase accessory protein CcoG translates to MSKKLRDIPVTVIKDDGEYEEIHLYSKHKKIYPRWVNGLFNRWRILFVVITQLFFYGMPWLQMNGRQALLFNITEHTFYIYGFVFLPQDFIYLTALLLASAIGLFAWTTAGGRLWCGYACPQTVYTEIFLWIEKWVEGDRMARIKLDNAPTTAHKIRLKAIKHSIWIILSLWTGFTFVGYFTPIRTLWSEITQFGLGPWETFWVFFYAFATYGNAGWMREQVCKYMCPYARFQSTMFDADTLIISYDAERGDARGSRKKGTDYKAAGLGDCIDCTVCVQVCPVGIDIRDGLQYECIGCAACIDACDEIMDKMQYPRGLIRYTTENALEHKYPERDIIKKITRPRVIMYLLVLLIVLGTTIGSLILRKPIKVNISRDRVAMVREAEDGWLENSYRLQIQNADEKAHSYIITTDGLPGSRTIIEGTGQIFVPATGSQDIGVRIQVDPGKAGPGGHEMHFIITASDNPAIQTREKSSFIGR
- the ccoP gene encoding cytochrome-c oxidase, cbb3-type subunit III — encoded protein: MTDFQSIFWDYWIAIIVIGGIVAMTLLLMSQGVVKLKKGENAEVTGHKWDGDLEEYNNPLPGWWVMMFYMTIVFGAVYLVLYPGIWGGLWKWTSDNQYGKEVVQANSKYQGLYDKYSKMPIAAVAQNQEARDMGKRLFLTYCIQCHGADARGAKGFPNLTDGDWLYGGSPEKILETIANGRHGQMPAWGAVLGEEKVKDVANYVLQLSGKPRNELRATRGAETFKQTCVACHGAEGKGNQDLGAPNLTDNTWLYGGSEAAIIETVTNGRSNVMPAWKEFLGDAKVHLLAGYVYGLSNNEKAK
- a CDS encoding cbb3-type cytochrome oxidase subunit 3 gives rise to the protein MEMLNDLRVLSTVISFICFVGILVWACSKNSKASFDEAAQLPFLDDDLPSSNKTS
- the ccoO gene encoding cytochrome-c oxidase, cbb3-type subunit II, with amino-acid sequence MNQLQKRVEENVAFLIILTLITLSIAMLVEILPLMFSNSTTKPIDGVKPYSALALAGRDVYIREGCYNCHSQMIRPFRAETERYGHYSVAGESVYDRPFQWGSKRTGPDLARVGARYSDEWHRAHLMNPRDVVPESNMPAFPWLAANKVDAAIMPAKLKALKTLGTPYTDAEIADSVKAVEGKTEMEAVIFYLQGLGLALKNKR
- the ccoN gene encoding cytochrome-c oxidase, cbb3-type subunit I: MEHQGTYNYKVVRQFAIMTVIWGIVGMLVGVIIAAQMYWPELNFGPYFHFGRLRPLHTNAVIFAFGGCGLFATSYYVVQRTCNVRLISDKLAAFHFWGWQLVIVLAAITLPMGLTRGKEYAELEWPITWLIAVIWVAYAIVFFGTIAKRKVKHIYVANWFYGAFILAVALLHIVNGLAIPVSATKSYSVYSGAIDAMVQWWYGHNAVGFFLTAGFLGMMYYFVPKQAGRPVYSYRLSVVHFWALCFTYMWAGPHHLHYTALPDWTQSLGMVFSLILLAPSWGGMINGIMTLSGAWHKLRTDPILKFLVTALSFYGMSTFEGPMMAIKTVNALSHYTDWTVGHVHSGALGWVAMITIGSIYYLIPRLFNKEEMYSVKLIDTHFWIATIGVVLYISSMWIAGVTQGLMWRAVNTDGTLTYAFIDSVKASYPYYFIRFLGGLCFLSGMLLMLYNVLRTVFSGQAVDAKIPAIAQHA